Proteins encoded by one window of Nasonia vitripennis strain AsymCx chromosome 5, Nvit_psr_1.1, whole genome shotgun sequence:
- the LOC100680521 gene encoding uncharacterized protein LOC100680521, whose product MPSTGLPSPVTFSTGLPAPATSSTRQEASETSVRPQMTSPISASTNNSPSMAATNSVSPTVTVETEAFAPSLEQIILYKLLQPPILKVEEPVIELQDEDDEIQVVGFTIHANIMPPNQLKSELNAESSNNDDLSESIALPGANAVSSNNHDLSESIALPGANAESSNSAGVLESIASPEVNVVTSNNIVESPIRKRIKFQTNTITGSTARAAIDCMSEHNVAIKKLHEAINNITSRLEETKLYEGITELTATLNATKLQEQEF is encoded by the exons ATGCCATCCACTGGCCTACCGTCCCCTGTGACTTTTTCAACTGGACTACCAGCTCCTGCGACATCTTCCACTCGACAAGAAGCCTCTGAAACTTCTGTGAGGCCCCAAATGACGTCTCCTATCTCAGCTTCTACGAATAATAGCCCATCGATGGCAGCTACAAATAGTGTATCCCCAACAGTGACGGTAGAAACAGAGGCATTTGCACCTTCTCTTGAGCAAATCATACTGTACAAATTGCTGCAACCACCAATACTTAAag TCGAAGAACCTGTTATCGAGCTCCAGGATGAAGACGATGAAATACAAGTTGTTGGATTTACAATTCATGCCAACATAATGCCACCAAATCAATTAAAAAGCGAGTTAAACGCTGAATCTTCGAATAATGATGATTTATCAGAATCGATTGCTTTACCTGGGGCGAATGCTGTATCTTCGAATAATCATGATTTATCAGAATCGATTGCTTTACCTGGGGCGAATGCTGAATCTTCGAATAGTGCTGGTGTATTAGAATCAATTGCTTCACCTGAGGTGAACGTTGTAACTTCTAATAATATTGTCGAGTCACCAATAAGAAAGAGAATAAAGTTTCAAACAA aTACCATAACTGGTAGTACGGCTCGAGCTGCTATCGATTGTATGTCTGAGCACAATGTTGCGATCAAAAAGCTACATgaagctataaacaatattACATCAAGACTCGAAGAGACTAAGTTGTATGAGGGAATAACAGAACTTACTGCAACACTCAATGCTACTAAACTTCAGGAACAGGAATTTTAG
- the LOC100116938 gene encoding uncharacterized protein LOC100116938 — protein MVEHMSALQTQQQSFDGGRPQRTSWHHHHHPDSSATAGSPHHQHRFSLFRWFVKRRDSTSSADRHQHRRRSHRHQLFRRHKRRGSSSSSGSSSSSVDTFYSTATVRSFAFHSGTKRDAADALLRHRDSRSNGPAVGPFAPGAVKLVEKQRRGDGLLKRRVQAATCTLPTAFSQRQDIETRYSLHPVVNSAFISYDSIPAVGRGPRAFAEDRRTAANNNNHKFNGDTLTSDSSLTSSARRVHVKGKRRAPDPPTAANADVVRVNPAGGRRKRRPAPKPPGNTNATTTPQSSNQNTLSSEASAAGMDSLLTLKVTDCPIISNDTLVLRRGVLLSKKNVCGSPKSEPRTPVTFVYGDSDSGTAASTTASTQTKDSGKNGVKLGSMMPRPWYKRNVFHESSGGSRDSTSTRRGGGDFLRRLPSPVPPADAKDENASPASTSSSLSSSFPFEGSLSRLGFFQRSADDKNKKENKRKSGVSILTNISELDKEAAAIVQEEQARNRASMILQAARLDEDFERRMGASEDMVQEIVNSSMESSPRRSTRALISKFNAIGGSSFFGRNSSSSPKAKAKRFSQECGNDRREHDDRDRDLSRYFLPLQTQAAAPKRESAAIFTEVVHSPKAPVIAQIKPLSTTTMTTTTTTTTPTVSQNSKLDKSNAEFAKTLAAELDDVATGIAKLRRELDDRPRLTDEDKLKKERSPSPVVLNKPNQRDKELAKFNREFSKIFDEIDRQLRSRDSRPANTRSSSGNPTETSISNQVAKVLDILVNAEKDAEAAKSMSPPPGKSTNTSVDSTESASSSSKETGRTKRISGVDDKTTMELKEMLKEMKHSLPKRSKPKPKRSPERDDPADTVQTNKPSTSGIGPKPTSTKVSSGVQTSGNVRRIVTEIAASNPAPVRPMDSEKKTAPGNAYQLIKDTEFAEIKRARPDNTYANVHCTEKVESVRIDPRGATGGVAKDIDKPRLERTGSSKTERSDEGEKLEEIKKQCMNTLAVNRLLRKLEAAIASGHHQLAAGLAKELAQLKIHCSVVRQRSSTAKRKLNLSMYIEDKQAHQGPIPLQLPANMTVAQLKAKIQIEFEIPANVQRWIIGKNLADNDESSLEELQAVEGSPVFLYLVAPPDLQDKEAIKTEKREKEEQKKEVEVAEVAMNEKNDEQELIHEIKAEIEPGPEPQAQPEPEAAGTVEEAKAEAKVEEVKEEIELTKEEKLKRYEELMSLENCDVILNTEPIECPVCFMITVPNEGVILRDCLHSFCRLCVANTVRYCEEAEVKCPYRDADYTCESTLQEREIKALVAPEVYQQHLAKSIAQAENNAGKNAFHCKTPDCPGWCIYDDNVNNFLCPVCKVNNCLTCQAVHMGKNCRQYQEELKYSKETDHESKRTAAMLEEMVERGEALPCPTCAVVLMKKWGCDWLRCSMCKTEICWVTRGPRWGPGGKGDTSGGCRCGENGVKCHPKCNYCH, from the exons ATGGTCGAGCACATGAGCGCTCTGCAGACACAACAGCAGTCCTTCGATGGCGGCCGTCCGCAGCGCACCAGTTGGCACCATCACCATCACCCGGACTCATCCGCGACTGCTGGCTCGCCGCATCACCAGCACAGGTTCTCGCTGTTCAGGTGGTTCGTCAAGCGGCGCGACTCGACCTCCTCGGCCGACCGTCACCAGCACAGGCGGCGATCCCACCGACATCAGCTCTTCCGAAGGCACAAGCGACGCGGCTCGAGCTCCAGCTCCGGCAGCAGCTCCTCGAGCGTCGACACCTTCTACAGCACAGCGACCGTTCGCAGCTTCGCTTTTCACAGCGGAACCAAGAGGGACGCCGCGGACGCCCTGCTGAGGCATCGGGATTCCCGGTCCAACGGGCCCGCGGTAGGACCCTTTGCGCCCGGCGCGGTCAAGCTCGTCGAGAAGCAGCGCAGAGGCGATGGTCTGCTGAAGAGGAGGGTTCAGGCGGCCACGTGCACGCTGCCCACGGCGTTCTCTCAGCGACAGGACATCGAGACCAGGTACTCCCTGCACCCGGTGGTCAACAGCGCCTTCATCTCCTACGACAGCATACCCGCCGTTGGCCGCGGCCCCCGAGCCTTCGCCGAGGACAGAAGAACCGCCGCCAATAACAATAACCACAAGTTCAACGGGGACACCCTGACCTCGGATTCCTCGCTGACGTCGAGCGCGCGGAGGGTGCACGTGAAGGGCAAACGAAGAGCGCCCGATCCACCGACCGCCGCCAACGCCGATGTGGTGCGCGTCAACCCCGCCGGTGGCAGACGCAAGCGCAGACCGGCGCCCAAACCTCCCGGAAACACCAACGCCACCACAACGCCTCAGTCCAGCAACCAGAACACACTGTCGTCAGAGGCGTCCGCGGCTGGTATGGACTCGCTGCTGACTCTGAAAGTCACCGACTGTCCGATCATCAGTAACGACACGCTGGTGCTGCGCCGTGGCGTCCTACTGTCGAAGAAGAACGTGTGTGGAAGCCCCAAGTCCGAGCCCAGGACACCCGTGACTTTCGTTTACGGTGACTCGGACAGCGGAACCGCGGCGAGCACCACCGCCAGTACTCAGACCAAGGACAGTGGAAAGAACGGAGTGAAGCTGGGCTCCATGATGCCGAGGCCCTGGTACAAGCGCAACGTCTTCCACGAATCCAGTGGTGGTTCCAGGGACTCTACCAGTACCAGACGAGGAGGTGGGGACTTCCTGAGGAGGCTACCATCGCCCGTGCCTCCCGCGGACGCCAAGGACGAGAATGCGTCACCGGCGTCAACGTCCTCAAGTCTGTCGTCATCGTTCCCCTTCGAAGGTTCGCTGTCACGACTGGGTTTTTTCCAGCGTTCGGCGGACGACAAAAACAAGAAGGAGAACAAGCGCAAGTCGGGTGTGTCGATTCTGACGAATATCAGCGAGCTGGACAAGGAGGCGGCTGCTATTGTCCAGGAAGAGCAGGCGCGCAACCGTGCGTCAATGATCCTCCAAGCTGCCAGACTGGACGAGGACTTCGAGCGCCGTATGGGCGCCAGCGAAGACATGGTCCAGGAAATCGTGAACTCCTCGATGGAGAGCTCGCCGAGGAGGAGCACCAGAGCGCTGATATCTAAGTTCAACGCGATAGGAGGCTCGAGTTTCTTCGGTCGGAATAGCAGCTCCTCGCCCAAGGCCAAGGCCAAAAGGTTCAGCCAAGAGTGCGGAAACGATCGAAGGGAGCACGACGACAGGGATAGGGACCTGTCCAGGTACTTCCTGCCGTTGCAGACGCAGGCGGCGGCGCCGAAAAGAGAATCGGCCGCGATCTTCACGGAGGTGGTGCACTCGCCAAAAGCTCCTGTGATCGCGCAAATAAAACCGCTGTCGACGACAACGatgacaacgacgacgacgacgacaacgccAACTGTGAGTCAGAATTCAAAATTGGACAAGAGCAACGCCGAATTTGCCAAGACTCTGGCGGCAGAGCTGGACGACGTGGCCACGGGGATCGCGAAGCTGAGGCGCGAGCTCGATGACAGACCTCGACTGACGGACGAGGACAAGTTGAAGAAGGAGAGGAGCCCTTCGCCGGTGGTTCTAAACAAGCCCAATCAGAGAGACAAGGAACTGGCCAAGTTCAACCGGGAGTTCAGCAAGATCTTCGACGAGATCGATCGACAGCTGAGGAGTAGAGACTCAAGGCCGGCCAACACGAGGAGCAGCTCAGGCAACCCCACTGAGACCTCGATCTCGAACCAAGTGGCCAAAGTGCTGGACATTCTGGTGAACGCGGAGAAAGACGCCGAGGCAGCGAAGAGCATGTCCCCACCGCCCGGTAAATCGACCAACACGTCGGTGGACTCGACGGAGagcgcgagcagcagcagcaaggaGACCGGTAGAACGAAGAGAATCAGCGGCGTAGACGATAAAACGACGATGGAGCTGAAGGAAATGCTGAAGGAGATGAAGCACAGCTTGCCCAAGCGATCCAAGCCCAAGCCCAAGAGAAGTCCCGAGAGAGACGACCCAGCTGATACCGTTCAAACGAACAAACCGTCCACCTCGGGGATCGGGCCGAAGCCGACCTCGACGAAGGTGTCCTCTGGAGTGCAGACCAGCGGCAACGTGCGGAGGATCGTCACGGAGATCGCGGCTAGCAATCCTGCACCGGTCAGACCGATGGACAGCGAGAAGAAGACAGCTCCCGGCAACGCGTATCAGCTGATCAAGGACACCGAGTTCGCGGAGATCAAACGAGCGCGTCCAGATAACACGTACGCAAATGTGCACTGTACTGAAAAAGTTGAATCGGTAAGAATCGATCCAAGAGGCGCCACTGGAGGGGTTGCCAAGGATATCGATAAGCCGAGGTTGGAGAGGACGGGCAGCTCGAAAACCGAGAGGAGCGACGAAG GTGAAAAACTCGAGGAGATAAAGAAGCAATGCATGAACACCCTGGCGGTAAATCGATTGCTGCGGAAACTGGAGGCGGCTATCGCATCGGGCCATCACCAGCTAGCGGCTGGTCTGGCTAAAGAATTGGCTCAGCTGAAGATACACTGCTCGGTCGTGAGACAGCGATCTAGTACCGCCAAGCGAAAGCTCAATCTCAGCATGTACATAGAGGATAAACAAGCACATCAGGGGCCCATACCACTACAG CTTCCCGCGAACATGACGGTGGCGCAGctgaaggccaaaattcaaaTTGAGTTCGAGATACCGGCGAACGTGCAGCGCTGGATTATCGGCAAAAATTTAGCTGACAATGATGAATCGAGTCTCGAGGAGTTGCAAGCCGTTGAGGGATCACCTGTATTCTTGTATTTAGTCGCGCCACCAG ATTTGCAGGATAAAGAGGCGATTAAAACGGAGAAGCGGGAGAAAGAAGAGCAAAAGAAGGAAGTGGAAGTGGCGGAGGTTGCAATGAATGAAAAGAATGACGAGCAGGAGCTGATTCACGAGATAAAAGCGGAAATTGAGCCTGGGCCAGAGCCCCAAGCTCAGCCCGAACCCGAAGCTGCGGGTACCGTGGAGGAAGCGAAAGCTGAGGCTAAAGTTGAAGAA GTGAAGGAGGAGATTGAACTCACGAAAGAAGAGAAGCTGAAGCGCTACGAAGAGCTGATGTCCCTCGAGAACTGTGACGTTATCTTGAACACTGAGCCTATCGAGTGTCCTGTTTGCTTTATGATTACCGTTCCCAACGAAGGTGTCATACTGAGGGACTGTCTACACTCATTTTGCAG ATTATGCGTAGCCAATACCGTGCGATACTGTGAAGAGGCCGAGGTTAAGTGTCCTTACCGGGACGCAGATTACACGTGCGAGTCGACTCTTCAGGAGCGCGAGATCAAGGCC CTCGTCGCGCCCGAAGTCTACCAGCAGCACCTCGCCAAATCCATAGCTCAAGCGGAGAACAACGCCGGCAAGAACGCTTTCCACTGCAAAACACCCGACTGCCCAGGATGGTGCATTTACGACGACAACGTCAACAACTTCCTCTGTCCGGTCTGCAAGGTCAACAACTGTCTTACCTGCCAG GCCGTTCACATGGGAAAGAATTGCCGTCAGTACCAAGAAGAGCTTAAATACTCAAAAGAAACCGACCACGAGTCCAAGCGAACAGCGGCGATGCTCGAAGAGATGGTCGAGCGTGGCGAAGCCCTACCCTGTCCCACTTGTGCAGtggttttaatgaaaaaatggGGCTGCGACTGGCTTCGTTGCTCTATGTGCAAAACTGAAATATGCTGGGTGACTCGCGGTCCGCGCTGGGGCCCCGGA GGCAAAGGCGATACTTCAGGTGGCTGCCGATGCGGCGAGAACGGCGTCAAGTGTCATCCGAAATGCAATTATTGTCACTGA